From the Paenibacillus sp. MMS20-IR301 genome, the window GATTGTCTTCACCGGCACTCCTGCTTCACTTAATTTCTTTCCGTAGAATTCCGTTTGAATACGCAGTCCATCGAATTCCGCCCCTACACACAACGCTCCCGGAAGATTTCTATGCTCTGCAAGCAGCGGACTTGCATAGGTGCTTCCGGCATCTTTCATATCCGAGAAATAGAGGCCGCCCAGCGGCACATCCTCCTTCCCTTCGTCAGACGGCCGGCCGAGGCCCAGCATCGGCTCAATTATACTGCGCTGCTCCTCCGCAATTTCAAACGCCTTAATATCCCACTTTAATCCTTCCACTCCCTCATTTATGAATGTAACCAGCGGATAAATCAGCACCTGCAATGCAACCATGTTCAGCCCCAGATCCCGGTCCTTAACGGCTACTGCTGCTGTCAAGTTACCGCCTGCACTGTCTCCGCCGACAGCAATTTTGCTCCGGTCGATGCCATATTCTTCAGCGTGATCATAAATATGCTTTACCGCATGGAAGCAGTCATTGAAGCCGTTCGGGAATTTCTTTTCCGGCGCCAGGGAGTAATCAATGTTAAAGACAACCGCATCCGCCAGCTCAGCTATCAGGCGGCATGGATGCTCCAATGTATATATACTCCCGCCAATAAAACCTCCGCCATGTAAGAAAATCAGACAGGGCTTGCCGGCTTGCCGCATTGACTTTCTCGGGTAATAACGCCATAATCCAACTTCATTACCTTCAAAATTAAGCTGCTCATACCTGGTGTGGATCTCAACCGTGTTCAAATTCCGGTTCGGGAATCCCATATTGTCTCTCATGGTTTGCAGAGCAAGCTCAGGAGACTCAGTGGCAGACGAATTCCCTGCTCCAGGCCCCTCTTCTTTCCCTACCCAGTGCTTAGTAATGATTGCAAGCTCATAGGGATCTATTAAGCCTGGTCCAGGTTCTTCAGGATTGACCTTCTCAATTAATTTTATCCCGCCATGGTCTGCAGCTTTCTGCTGTTCCTGTAAAGCATCCACAAGCTCTTTCTTATACAATCTCATTATAAAAAACCTCCATTTTATCGCCAGTGTCACATTAAACCGCTTACAAAAACTATTTTAAAGGAAACCGCTGTCTTTCACCCGTTCATTATTAACCTTTTTACAGGCGAATCCTGACCATAGGACCTCTGGAACAGACAGAAAAAGCCCAACGCTGTCATTGGACTCTTCCGCCAAGCCTATGTTTCCGGTATTCGTGTGGTGTTGTTCTATAAACAGCTTTAAATACGCGGCTAAATGATTTCTCGTTAGGAAAACCGTGCTCAAACGCAATGCGGGTAATGGAAATATCGGTATTCATTAAATCACGGTAGGCATGCTCTAAGCGGATCGTATTAAGATACTGAAGAATCGTCATGCCGATATGTTTCCTGAAAAAACGGGACAGATATTCCCCAGTCAGGCTAAACCGGGCAGCCAGCACTTCAATCGGCAGTTCCTGATTATAATGCTGCTTAATATAGTTTGTTATACTGGTTAGCCGTTCCAAATGCTTATAGGTTTGTATTACCCCGGCAGGCTTTTCAATCAAGAAATGACTTAGCAGTATGTACATAAGCTGATATGACAAACCTTTGATTTCAATATCTGCGAGCGGGTCACTCCCGTAACAGAGATAAGCATCCGTGATCCGGCCGAGAATGTCACGTAATTTGCTTAATTTCATGCGCTGCTTATGACTATGCTCCTGCATATGTCTTGATACACAATGAATGGAATAACGGTCCATCTCTGAGAAGCTCTCTTTAATAAATTCATATGGAATCTGCAGAGTTAACGCCAACCGGTCCGATCCTGCGGAAACTGAAAAGGAATGAACCGCATTTGAATTAATCACCACGATGTCGCCTTGCTCCGAGGTGTACGACGCCCCCTCAACGTAGATCTCATCGATCCGGCCCCGGATAACATAAGATATCTCCACACTCTCATGCCAATGCCTCGGGACATACTGCTCAGCACCCGATGTGTGAAGGATTATTTTGACTGGTACAATATCGTCATGTTTAATGAGCTCATACTTGTAATTCATCTCGGGCCAGCTCTCTTCAATGCGGAATTGTTAACACATTTGATCACATCATCATGATTAACAATATCGCATTTCATCGCGTCATTTCAATAAGATTATAGGGAGTGAACTTGTGCCAAGAGCTATGGATGAAATATTGATCTTCTGCATTCTAACAAATAGTTGTCAGAATTCCCTCACTTCTTGAAGTCATATATACCGCTTGATGAGTTATTTCATTGTATGCTGTATCATTTCTTTCTGAATATAATCAAAATACTCAAAGTGGGCCGGAGACTGGCTCGGCCGGCCGTTTCCTGTCGCATACATCCCGAAGAATACTCCGGTAAAGCCTCCCGCAACCTCGGTCGCAACATAGGAGCACTCCCCGCTGCCGATGGTAACCTCCTCCTGGCCTGCTAAGGAATAGCTGAAGCTATAATTCCGGGAATCCGCACGGATGTTCAGAATCACCTCGCTCGCCTCCAGCGCCTTCTCCCATTCCACCTTCACGAGTGAACCGATACGCCGGCGCAGGAATAGCGTTCTCTGGCCGCTATTTCTCCTTACTCCAATCTCGTAATGCGCCTTCTCATTCATGTAGACGGTAAGCCCCGCCTCTTCCCCTTCATTTCCGGGATCAAACAGCAGCTGTGCTGAGACAACGCAATCGAAATCCTGCTGCCTGCGGCCGGCGAAGGCTAACTGCTGGGAATCGTCCAGCGTATATTCTGTTCCATATAGTGTAAGACAGCTTTCCCGCTCGGAAAGAGAGTAGCTGTGTTCAGGCGGATTCTTATAGAAGTTCCACTGGAAGCCCGGAACCTCTCTATCGAAATCGTCACGGCCGAAACGGGATAACGCCGGATCATAACCCGCGAAAAATCCCGGCCCTTCCATCTCGGCATCTACTCTGCCCTGCTCTCCAATGACCGGCCAGCCGTCCTCCGTCCAGGTTACAGGTGCCAGATAAGTTTCCCTGCCCAGATGGTGGTGGAAAGGATATCCGACCGGACGGATACCAAGCAATACGGTCCACCATGAACCGTCATGGGCCTGTACCAAATCTGCATGACCTGTGGCCTGGACCGGATGGCTGGTGCTCCTGTGTGACAGAACTGGATTATATGGACAGGCTTCAAAAGGTCCGTAAGGCTGCCCGCTTCTGGCAACGGTCACCATATGGCCGTACTCTGTACCGCCTTCAGCAATGACCAGATAATAGAAGCCATTGATAGGATACAGGTGCGGCCCCTCAGGGAAGCAGCCGCCGGTCCCCTCCCAGATCAATCGCCTTTCTGTCAGAATGTCACCGGTAGCGGGGTTAATTTCTGCCTGGTATACTCCCGGGACGGCATCCTTATGGCTGCCGGTACCTGTGATGTATACTTTTCCGTCTTCGTCAAATAAAAGCGAGGGATCAATTCCTCCCCATTGATCGAGATACAGCGGCTCTGACCAGGGGCCCTCGGGCTTATCTGCCTGGATTATAAAGTTCCGTCCCCCAACTGTATTGGTTGTCACAATATAGAAGCGCCCGTTATGAAACCTGATCGTCGGAGCGTAAATCCCCATATAACTGAATAAGGGTCCGTCTGCGCCCTCACTGCTGAGTAAGGGTACCTGGCTCTCCCTTGTTAATCCGTAACCGATCTGCCGCCAGTTGACCAGATCTTGACTGTGAAATACGGGTAAGCCGGGAAAGTATCCAAACGAGCTGTTCACGAGGTAATAGTCGTTATTCACCCGGCATATACTCGGGTCCGGATAAGCTCCGCTGATAATCGGATTGTTGAATTTCATTGGTATGCTCCTTATCTCTTTTTATTTCACAGCACCAATAGTGATCCCTTTTACAAAATACTTCTGGAAAAAAGGATAAGCGACCAGGATCGGCAGAACACCGATTGCCGCTATTGCCATCCGGACGGATGTGCTCGGCAGCTCCGCAATCGCTGCTCCGGCGTTCACGCCTGCGGCATTACTGTTGCTTGTGAGGAACTGGATATCCATCACCATCTTGGTGAGAATGGTCTGAATCCCGAACATCCGGGTGTCCGTGATATAGATCAGGCCGTTGAACCAGTCATTCCAGTAAGCAATGGCCTGAAACAGGCCAATCGTAGCCATTATGGGCATGGACAGCGGAAGAATGATCCGGTAGAAAATTTTGATCTCTCCCGCCCCGTCTATACTCGCCGCATCAATCAGTGCAGGCGGAATC encodes:
- a CDS encoding alpha/beta hydrolase, giving the protein MRLYKKELVDALQEQQKAADHGGIKLIEKVNPEEPGPGLIDPYELAIITKHWVGKEEGPGAGNSSATESPELALQTMRDNMGFPNRNLNTVEIHTRYEQLNFEGNEVGLWRYYPRKSMRQAGKPCLIFLHGGGFIGGSIYTLEHPCRLIAELADAVVFNIDYSLAPEKKFPNGFNDCFHAVKHIYDHAEEYGIDRSKIAVGGDSAGGNLTAAVAVKDRDLGLNMVALQVLIYPLVTFINEGVEGLKWDIKAFEIAEEQRSIIEPMLGLGRPSDEGKEDVPLGGLYFSDMKDAGSTYASPLLAEHRNLPGALCVGAEFDGLRIQTEFYGKKLSEAGVPVKTIRYKGCTHAFLDRLGFVPQAEDLCIEIASALKKL
- a CDS encoding AraC family transcriptional regulator, translated to MNYKYELIKHDDIVPVKIILHTSGAEQYVPRHWHESVEISYVIRGRIDEIYVEGASYTSEQGDIVVINSNAVHSFSVSAGSDRLALTLQIPYEFIKESFSEMDRYSIHCVSRHMQEHSHKQRMKLSKLRDILGRITDAYLCYGSDPLADIEIKGLSYQLMYILLSHFLIEKPAGVIQTYKHLERLTSITNYIKQHYNQELPIEVLAARFSLTGEYLSRFFRKHIGMTILQYLNTIRLEHAYRDLMNTDISITRIAFEHGFPNEKSFSRVFKAVYRTTPHEYRKHRLGGRVQ
- a CDS encoding glycoside hydrolase family 43 protein, with translation MKFNNPIISGAYPDPSICRVNNDYYLVNSSFGYFPGLPVFHSQDLVNWRQIGYGLTRESQVPLLSSEGADGPLFSYMGIYAPTIRFHNGRFYIVTTNTVGGRNFIIQADKPEGPWSEPLYLDQWGGIDPSLLFDEDGKVYITGTGSHKDAVPGVYQAEINPATGDILTERRLIWEGTGGCFPEGPHLYPINGFYYLVIAEGGTEYGHMVTVARSGQPYGPFEACPYNPVLSHRSTSHPVQATGHADLVQAHDGSWWTVLLGIRPVGYPFHHHLGRETYLAPVTWTEDGWPVIGEQGRVDAEMEGPGFFAGYDPALSRFGRDDFDREVPGFQWNFYKNPPEHSYSLSERESCLTLYGTEYTLDDSQQLAFAGRRQQDFDCVVSAQLLFDPGNEGEEAGLTVYMNEKAHYEIGVRRNSGQRTLFLRRRIGSLVKVEWEKALEASEVILNIRADSRNYSFSYSLAGQEEVTIGSGECSYVATEVAGGFTGVFFGMYATGNGRPSQSPAHFEYFDYIQKEMIQHTMK